In bacterium, the genomic stretch CACCTGACAAAACAGAAACATAAATAAACAAAGAACTTGTTTCATTTATATCTCCTCGTATAATGTTCGTAAATGAGCATATATAAGTATTTTAAAACCACCCAGAATACCAATAATATAGTCGTGTTGATGCATGTCCTGATGGATTATCTGTGGCATTTTTATACCATAAATCATTAGTGGATAATGATTCACAATGGCCGTCAACCATCAAAACATTTGTCATACCATGATGCCTTGGTGAAAAAGTTCCCCAGGTAGAAGGTGTAGCATAAGGTGGCCAAACAGTTGAATCATATTCTATATAACCTCCAGAAGTAGAAGTATATATCTGGTCAAGAGATGGGTTATATTCACCTTTTGGATCTGCATTATATTTTCCATCACATACCATAACAATTCTTTCCTGGTGTCTTACTTTTGAAAGTTTAACTGGTTTAAATGTATCTTGGGTTGTAGGATATAACCAATAATCCCTAAAAAAATATACGCTAATTCCATAGGAAGGACCTGCATACTTTGCTCTTTGACTTGGGCATCTCATCGGACCTCTTGAACCACCGTATTCGTATTGAGCATCTTTATAACCTAAATAAGGAGCAAGTGCTCTATGAAGACACCTTTTTGGCCAACCATAGGGAAAATATTCATTATAATCATTTAGATACATATACATTGCGGTCCCTATTTGCTTTAAGTTGTTCATACATACAGCAGACCTTGCTCTCTCTCTTGCTTGTGATAAAGCAGGTAATAACATTGATGCTAAAATCGCTATAATCGCTATTACCACAAGCAATTCAATGAGAGTAAACCCCGTCTTTTTTCTCATTCTTATCACCTCCTTTGTTCTCCCTAAACTCCTTCCTTTTTCAAAGGAAGGTTGGGATGGATTTAAAAATCTCCCCTCGCCCCTTCCGCCACAAAGCATGTCGGACAGATGCTTTGTTAAAGAGGGGAACTTCTTTCTTATTTCTCTTACCATTTAACACCTCCGTTTCCGCCATAAAGCGCGGCGGATGCTAAAATACACTTTTTCCTCTCTCTTTATTAAAGAGGGGAATTTCTTATCATTTTCTCCTTTTCATCACCTCCTTTTCACACTTTCTCTTATTATAAGTTTTGTTTCAAGGATTACCTGTTTTCTTTTTTTATTCTTTTTTTTCTT encodes the following:
- a CDS encoding type II secretion system protein gives rise to the protein MRKKTGFTLIELLVVIAIIAILASMLLPALSQARERARSAVCMNNLKQIGTAMYMYLNDYNEYFPYGWPKRCLHRALAPYLGYKDAQYEYGGSRGPMRCPSQRAKYAGPSYGISVYFFRDYWLYPTTQDTFKPVKLSKVRHQERIVMVCDGKYNADPKGEYNPSLDQIYTSTSGGYIEYDSTVWPPYATPSTWGTFSPRHHGMTNVLMVDGHCESLSTNDLWYKNATDNPSGHASTRLYYWYSGWF